The DNA window tgcagcCCGGTACTtttcatgtgtatgtatgtgtgaacCCATTGCTCATTCATAATATGCAATCTTATTTTACGGCTGATGCCATACATAGGCTGTATGCATGAGGTCTTTGCCCATATTCCTCCACCCAGCACAGCATAAATAAACAGGAACACTCTATAATCCATCATTCTGTGTGCTGTGGGAGCGTGCCCAACACAAACATGGCTTCTGTTttctatctgtgtgtatgtccgtgtgagtgagactgtgtgtgtgagggctaGGATGGGTAGCACTTTTATGTTAGTGCTCAGTCCATGACTGTGAAACATAAGCCGGCTGCACTAAATGAGGATTATACAAATGAGCTTCCTCTTTGCTCTTTGTTTTGGTCACAGAGTAGACACACTTTGTTTAATTATTCCCACAATTCTTTGAAGTCCTTTTAAGAGTTTGAGAAGGGCTTGTGATATGTTGAGATGGCATGCTGGTAAGAAACTggcttaaaatgtatttattttatattagttaGCCATGTGAATTAATTTGGCAGATGAAATCATCCTTtgtttacagtatgtcaaaCAACCATTGTACTTACTGGTAAGTCCTAAACTGGATCCATGGACTGGGTGGGAAAATCTGGAAGCAGAAATGTATTAAGTACTGCACTTTTCTTCCTCAACAAGTATAGTTAAATTCCCAAATAGTACTAAACACCAACTGCCCCAATAGATCTGTTCTGGGGACAACAGTGAGACTGTGGTTGTTTCAGCCAACtcccaagtgtgtgtgttagggtaATACAAATTGTAGAACCTTTTCAGGTCACAAAACCTGTGCATATTGGGTACATCTTTGCTGCCAGTTACCTGATCTTATCGTATAGTTATTGTAAATGGAGTAAATGTcaatctgtcagtcagtccaccaCGTTGGCCCAGACTGAAATGCTTGGATGGATTGGCATGACACAGACATTTGTGACTCCCGCAGGATGAAATACTTGGATCTTTTTCTAGCAAAAGATAAGAATAACGATCTTTGTGATGATTGTATCTATTGTATTGGTAAAACAGTTACACTCTAATACTGGACATCTTCACTGTGTTGTTGGGGCTCTAAATtaactcaaatcttaaaaatGCCTACATTAAATGTTCATTTCTGACATGATACATTTctatgtaaaggaaagaatacACGTCCATGATAGGGACCCTTAAAAAGTCCCAGAGAATAAATATGTATCCTACCTAAAGCTCATTCTCTCTATGACGAGTTACTGTGGGTAATTGGTGCCTTATGCCAGATTATTGGTAACAACTGACCTCATCCACAATATTTTCTGAATAAGCCTAGCTTGACTTCCCTGTTGCACTTCTTGTACTACACCCACAGCTACTCTGGAGCAGAAATCCATATAGTAACAATGGTGGAGCTATTGTACCCAGCATAATGCACTTTACAATATCCTCATTCATTGCATGAGGACTTTATTTACAGAGCCCCCTTGGGTAACGCAATGCCATGCTCTGATCACACACCAGCCCACTGCATGTAATTATCCCCAGCCTGCTCTCCAATCTGTCACTGCCCAAACTCATTTGTAAGAGTGCATGTACAGTGATTAAAGAAACTTCTGTGCCATTGCAAAAAAAAGGGGCTTCTCACTCCCCTCCCGTCCTCCGCCCCCTCCACATTCGGGGAATTCTCCAAGAACGAGGCGAAGCTGCCATGTCAGAGTGAGCCAGGCGGACGTGTACAGATCGCCAACATTGCTAATGCATCCGCGGCACTGGTGCAGCAGTCAAGTCATAATAATTAAAGACATACAACATCTCAGGACTTCATTAATCATGGTTTATATGGACTTTGAAGCTCTAATGAAAAACAGCCTGCCTCTCTGGGTTTATTGTGTCTGTACAAATTGTGGGGATGGCGTATGCCAGGAATGCCCCCCTCCTGACTGGCTGTTACAGGATGTGGTGatggaaaacaaaaagataaGATTTGGTGAAAAGCTAGTGATGGTCATAGAGGGGTCAGTGGTCAAGGTTGTTTATGTAGACGCTGAGCGCTATTCAATCAGACAAAAGTGAGCTGTTGACAGTGAGAGCAGTGTGAGCAGTGTGAGTTTACACATCTTTGTGTTTGCACATTTGTCCTCTTGTGTGCACACTCAgtggtcaatgttttctgtcCTTGGCTGAGCGAAATGAAGGCCTGTAGTGCTCTGGAGATTCATCTTGCAGTGTCACATATCATCATCTTTGATTTGCTATTAGTTTCTCAGATTCTCACCATGGTCTCCAGCCTTTTTGGAGGTGCATTACAGTGAGATCAGAGTGAGAGATTACTGGGTATTAAGCTCTCAGTGCCAGAAGTGGAAATTATAGAGAGGTTGTCAACGCCAGAGTTCTCTCTGCTTGTTTTCtcccagagagagggaggtaatGCTTTACTCACCACGTTTCATCCAAATGGCTTGTGACTGGTCCCTGGCAGTGCTATCAGTGGTGAGTCACAGCCAAAAGTATGTGTAGCTCAACAAAAGCAAAGGAAGACAGAGAAGGACAGACTGCTTAGGACTCCAGCCCAGGACACATGCATCTTCTCCCAATAAAAGTCCCTTTGGCAGGTTTACATCGCATTAGTCCACTGAACCCAAGGAAATATACCgtggaagggagagaggggagcaTCCATCATCAGATGAATGCAAAGGATgaagtcattttattttctctctaatGATGTGTCCTGCCTACAGGTGCAATAGTGCAATATCCTCCTTCTGATTCCAAAGGTAAGCTATCGGGATTCTATCCTTATAATTACTCAACATTAACATATAGCAAATAGCCAATTCAAATAGCTAAATacacattaattaaaaaaaaagcattgaataAATAAGAGTTAGAGTCTGTCCACTGCAGATCCACAGTAAAACTGAAATCTGTGTGGTAACTACTTGGCAGTGATTCATTTCCTCTCCATCACAAGTTCCTCACTTAAATTTGTCATTTTATGGAGTGCCTCTGACAGAGCACAACTGACAGATGAAAGTTAAAGTGGCCCCTTGGAGTAAACAAGTCAAAAAGCTCTGAGTTTGGCTGAATtaaaggaagagagggaggcgGCAGGAAAGCCTGCGTTTATTTGAGAGCCAACAAGCATGGTGCTCTCTGGACCCTGCGGTTTGTCAGCGTTCCTCCCAGGTGAGCTCACACTGGCCCGGACCCCCCGCCCCTGCGCTGGCCAGGAAGAAACAGCATCCTAAGCTCTCCAGCTGGACTCACACAATATTTTAGCTGGTAGTCAAAACAAAATTAGCAATGGTTTGTTATTTCTAGTTAGCTCATCCATGACTCCTGTGTTCAACATTTCTGACGAGAGGGAAATGTTTAGTTGCCACCTTTGAGTTTCTAGGTATTAGGATGATGAGCTGATATTTATAGTTTAATTTGAGGTCAGTGAGAGGATGTTGGTAGTTTAAGAGCAGGATAAACTGCATTCAAGCCTGTGCCTTTTGAGCTTTAAATTCTGCTGGATTGCCATTGACAGAAGAGCTTTAATCTGTCCCAGGTCTTGCTAAATTGTACCTGGTCCTGCACCTTAATTTATCTGTGGGGATCAATTAAGCATTTTGTTatcatttgtcattttcattAAGTTACAGAGACATTCTGGGGAGAAAAAATAGGTGAAAAGAGGCAGAAAAAGAGCATGAATATGAGGTTGGGGTCAGTTTTGTTAACATGGATTCAGCAGTATACCTAACCTAGAAAAGTTAACCTAGACAATAACGCCACCTTGTGTTTAACACACATGTTACAGCCTTAAAGAAAGAATCTCTCAACACCCACCAAATAGTCTCCTGCTGAGGCATGCCAGGTGATATTACTGGACTATACTGGACCAGATGTTATGACTCTGACAACAAGAAGTAATAATCTGCGTATTATTGTGTCTTTATACATCACATACGTGTATATCTAATACAGAAATTAGAGCAACCAGGGTgcttgggtagctcacctggttgagcgtgcaccccatgtacagaggctcagtccttgacaCAGCAGCCGTGGATTTgattccaacctgcggccctttgctgcatgtcattccccctctctctcccctttcaagacTTCTCAGCTATCTtatcgaataaaggcctaaaaaatgccccaaacataatctttaaaaaagaaattagaGAAACCAAATTATTTTTATCATAATGTAATTTTTAGATTTCATGACAATGCATTATTAATGGACAGTCTCGGTAGCAGTGATGTATAACATCTAAAGAGACAATGCCAGCTGTTAATTAGGATTAGCAAATACATTACTTTTTATAGATATGATaacaaaaaatatgtaattCATCAAGATTAttacaacaataataaataaaatgtaattgatacACTAAACTATGATGCACTGAATTGCTTCGCTAGCCATTTCTATGAGCGATGAAGAAGCAAACTTTCCTCAGAATATGGTAAGATAACAACATGATAAGGCACAGTATGGTATGATAGCAGCAGTAAGAATAGTGAGTACAATATCTAGGCCTAGATGACATCACATCTCTCTGTACAGGCTTTTTTCCTCGTCAAATACAATGTACAGCAATATTTTTCTCTGCACCCCCATAACCAGAAATAGATCATCAAGGCTGTAAAAAGTTCCTTATTCTCCTTGTGGTCTTTGTTTCATTCTCCAGGCCGTCCACCTCATCAGCCTCTCGCCAATTCTCTCTGGGATGCAGGAGGAGGTAGTACAGCATGAGACACACTAGCCCCAGCACTGAACCTCCAAAGATTAAACCACCAACTGTCAGCAGAAACGTGGCTGTCTGCAACTCTGGTTTCAACAAAGCTAGCAGTGAAGGAgctataatatttataatagcATAGAACAAGTAGTAGATGATCATGGCTACTTTGGTGTCCTGTCCTTTGACGTTAAAAAAGGTGAATGTGAGGATGACTCCGATGACTGCTCGGTACAGAAGCTCAAGTCTACCAGATGAGCAGAAGTTGGTCTGGAGCACGTGCATCCAGATTGTCGCCAGCAACCAGATGATGGTGAGAGCTATAAGTGTGCTGTAGGGGCTCAGTATGAGGAGGAGGGTGTAGCTGAGGATGTGGCTGGTGATGGTGCAGAGTTTGTAGAGGAGGTAGATTGCTGTGGGGAGGCCAGAGGGCATCTCACTGATGTAGGGAAGGGATCTGCGTAGACAGCGGCGATAGTCAACCAGGGCCCAGGCAATGTTAAAGAAGGAGAACGCCATAGATAAATCTGAAAGAAATGAACAGATGCTATAAATAATGATACAGTtaattcataaatatgtcactTTCTGCCTCTACTTACACTGCATGAGTGAGCACTCATTCTGGCCCATCACTATGTATAGTTGCAGAAGGAGTTGGGGAACACTCTCCAAGAAAGCCTCAAGCAGCTTGAGCATGCTCAGATCTGTCGCCAGGCAAAACAGGTTGTGGTGCacatctcttctctcttccACTGTATCGGAATTTGTTGTTGTCCAAACCACTTTGAAGCCTTCCCTTAGCAGGTGATAATACCTAGCAACAGGTGTAAACACAATGACAACAAAGTCAGACCTGTGCTTGTCACCATACAATATATTTGTCACTATTAATCATCTGCTGCTGCAAAGACAATGATGCACATCCTACAGTACACTACAGCTGAAATGTGGTTATTCCAGTTTGCACACTCCATAATACCAGGCCATTATGCATGATAAGGATAACACACGTCTTGAGTCACAACATACAGGCACTGATCATTGTAGGCTGCATGAGCAACTCATGTTATTTTGCAGATATAATGCGGTGCCCTtcccaggtaaaaaaaaaagggaatagTGTATTAGAAATATATTTTAGGTATTCTAAAATTTACGTTTTGTGCTTaatttaaagtatatttaccaTGTCCTTTAAAAAGTGTACTTCAAAATAGATGCCATTAAGTTCAACTTCAATGTACTAAAATTAATTATACTAATTCTTCAATTCCTAAAATGTTATTTCAGTGTAAAAAGTGAACTTAATTGCAAATACGTATAGTTGTAATATAGTGTACTGTAGTTGTAATGGAAAGTATACTTATTTTCAAGTCCTTTCTTATAGACTAGTATGCTTTATTAAAGTGTTCTTTTATTTCACTTCATTAAGTGTTTTTAAGTATACTTACAAAAGGTGCACTTTAATGTAGGTTCGTTTAAGCTGTATTTCAATGTACTTTGAAAAAGTACACTAAATTGCAAATACTTATGGTTGTAATTTAGTGTACTTGTGAAAATATATATACCTGGTGAAGATGCCCATGCCAAATAGGTGCAGGACAACAAGTCTACCTGTGGACGTGCCTGATATGTTTGGTCCTCCCTCAGTGTTCACCAGAGGACCATTCATGTCGTCCCTGTACCAGACATAGCTGAAGATCTGTGTCACCAGCACCCCCGCCAGAACAAACACCAGAGTCAGTCCAGTCCACAGAAAATGTTTCTCTTGATAATATTTCAGTGCCAGCCCGACGTCTGTCCAAGTGTCCGCCACGTACAAGAACAGTCCAGCAATGGTTAATAACCATCGCTGTCTAGTGTACTGAATGCTCGACGGAGGCATTTTGTCATCAGTTGAAAAGTTCAACCAAAGGTTTCACTCTGTGATAAATGTAGAAATGTGGTCGCTTTTTGCTCAGTTTTGCTTTGAAGGTTCTGAAGAAAAGCTGCTGTGGACAGTTTTGTGTTGGACTCCAGCAGTTCAGGTGCCATTTTGGTCAATCTGTAAAAGCATTTCAATTTGATCAAAACAATAAGTATCATGAAAAAGACAGTGTTCTTAACATGCAAACACTTTTTGTTGAAATCTTGTGCAGGTTTGCCACAAAATATATTCTCATGACAGTTTTGAAATGCAACGTGACTGCAATCAGCTGCTGTATCACAGCTGGCCACCGTCTACTGCCCTTTGATCTCTATCATAAACACTTTATTATAAGGAGTGCTGATGAATGGCATACTTCTTACAAACGTAATAGAAAAATAATCAATGACGTTATCAGCAAGAATGCTAAAATCATAAATGATGCTCATTCCGAACTCTTGTATAACATGTACTGTTTTAACAACTTCTCACAGAATGACATTTCGACACCTATTAAGACCTGAATCACAGAACAACTACATGTAAAGTCTCTCTTCACATCCTCTAGTTTCAttatcattttaaattgtttcaTAAGACGCCATTGGTGACAAAGACATAAAAAGGCCAAATATTTAAGGAAAACAAATTCAGGATGGCACACTATcacaattacatttatattatcTTCACTTTAACCAAATCAAGCCAtagttgagtaaatgtattgtattttcaTAAAGATTCTTTACAAATTATTCCGAGCTCatctaaaaaaaatcccaaattcaaTCACATTCTGTCTTAAattacacatatacagtacagtgtatatgtgtatacagtatatgtgtacaGTGCAAATTATCATCAATACTTACCAGTATTCTTTGCTCATGGTAGACAGCTGTGTACAGTCACAGAGGCAAAAACTTCTGCATGCAGCACTTGTCATTCCTTGAAACATGTGATAGGCTCCACCCTGTGAACACAGTGAACTAAAGCCGTACAAAGTACTTACATAATagatcttgtgtgtgtgtgtgtgtgtgtgtgtgtgtgtgtgtgtgtgtgtgtgtgtgtgtgtgtgtgtgtgtgtgtgtgtgtgtgtgtgtgtgtgtgtgtgtgactggctGAGACTGGCTGACTGTTCACACTTTAACATCACTGTTACGGCCCCTCATCATTAAAGGCATTTTTTGGATGACTTAAACATCTGCTAGCCAGTGACAGCCCGGACATATTTCTTCATAGTTGCAACACCTTGCACAGGGTTTTTCCTGTAAAGTAAGTACTTAAATGGTACAAGTACAGGAAATGCGGGAATATCTTTTTCTGAGATCAGGAACCCTGTAATGCACGTCTTATTTGGTATGACCAGTAGTTTATGTTGGCTTTATTGTCAGTATACTTACTTTGTGATTTTATTCTACTTGTTCTACTGTTATGCTACATTTAGCATTTACCATTATCCCATAAGCCAAAGTTACATAGTCTCgctttaaatctaaatttcaaTATGCTGATCTTCCTCATGCGTTTTCAATTAAAGATATAGAGAtagtttaaaggaacagttcaacatttgggaaattatgattatttactttcttgcttatagtaagatgagaagatcgataccacttcAAAAtctgagagtggtattgattatctcatctaactcttggcaagaacgTATAAAAGTGTATTCCCCAAAATGTGGAACTATTGGTAACACTGTCTTGTTTAACCTACTATAATGTGTGTCAAATGTGGACACTTTTGTTCAGACCTTTTGAGACTGAATAAAAATAGCTTGGAACAGTAACTCCATAAATGGGAATCACATGTCAGATGTAAGTAAGAGAAAAGACATCTATGGGCAATGTATGATACAGTCTTACTCCAAACCTCTAGGGAGCGATAGAGAGCCCCAGCTGTTTCCCTCTCCTGTGCGTAAGAGAGTCTCGTTGGCCAGGCGCAGCGGCTCTCTCTCCGTAGACCCTCCCACTAGCAGAAGAGTGACACGCCATTCAATTGCTGCCTGGCCCTTCGCTTGTAGGAAGCAGGAGGGATCTTTGAGCGTTCTCGTACAGaaggataataataatatctgatAGAAACCGACCACATCTGCGCTGCGTGAAGCAAAAGTTCAGCCGAATTGTGTCGACATGGGGATccgaaaaaagacaaacaacaagAATCCGCCTGTGCTGAGCCATGAGTTTGTCATCCAAAACCATGCCGATATTGTTTCCTGTGTTGCTATGGTGTTCCTTCTCGGGCTGATGTTTGAGGTAAGTCCCGTCCACATGTTGAATGGGTTTCAATTGTGGGTCATGCGGGGATACTCGCCCCGGCAGGGTGGACGGACTACAGTGCTAGACAGGGTGCCGAATACTCCCCATCTGATCTCCTGGAAAGTGACATGGCTGTCTGATCTATTCTTCACACTACTTCCTCCCGTTATCGAAAGTTTTCTGTGCACGGTGGCCTCGTTTTTGCTTTTATTCCACGAGATTGCCGACTCATTCGGGTAGCATTGTATTAGCTTTTCATAAAGATtaaatgtgtttctgtcttgATTAAAGCGACGTGGGCACAAGAGTCCACTGTCCATCTGGCTGCATACCATGTTGAAATCGATATTTCAAATCACTCGTCTACAGGCCCGCCATttgatcataaaaaaacaaagtttttcaTGTGAAACACTATTTGTGGTAATATCTTAGTATGTTGCAGACTTGCAGCATTGTATCGATCTCGGTGGTTGCAATACTGTACAACGCTCTCGACTAGGTTAGTTTATGCGTAGATGTGTTACGTGGCAATCACACAACGACTGAGAGGGCTGTCATCACAGAAACTCGCTTGCACCAAAACTGAAAGTTGTCCTTGGAGCTAAACAGCGTTTTAAATGTAACTTGATGCTGCGGGCTGACAACCGGGACCCTTTCATACAGCATGACATGTCTGTGCTGCATGCTGGTCTACTTTCACTCAGATTTATGTTCCATTTCAAGCATGTTTCATCCTCCGCAAAAAAGCAGCGCCATTAGTGTAAAA is part of the Sander vitreus isolate 19-12246 chromosome 22, sanVit1, whole genome shotgun sequence genome and encodes:
- the xkr9 gene encoding XK-related protein 9, whose amino-acid sequence is MPPSSIQYTRQRWLLTIAGLFLYVADTWTDVGLALKYYQEKHFLWTGLTLVFVLAGVLVTQIFSYVWYRDDMNGPLVNTEGGPNISGTSTGRLVVLHLFGMGIFTRYYHLLREGFKVVWTTTNSDTVEERRDVHHNLFCLATDLSMLKLLEAFLESVPQLLLQLYIVMGQNECSLMQYLSMAFSFFNIAWALVDYRRCLRRSLPYISEMPSGLPTAIYLLYKLCTITSHILSYTLLLILSPYSTLIALTIIWLLATIWMHVLQTNFCSSGRLELLYRAVIGVILTFTFFNVKGQDTKVAMIIYYLFYAIINIIAPSLLALLKPELQTATFLLTVGGLIFGGSVLGLVCLMLYYLLLHPRENWREADEVDGLENETKTTRRIRNFLQP